From a single Anaerolineaceae bacterium oral taxon 439 genomic region:
- a CDS encoding energy-dependent translational throttle protein EttA: MAQDPNKVIYSMIGVSKIYGQKYVLKDIYLSYFYGAKIGVLGLNGAGKSSLLKILAGVDKDFIGETILSPGFTIGYLEQEPLVDSRKTVREVVEEGVQEAIDLLREFEEVSAKFAEPMSDAEMDKLIARQGRIQEKIDALDAWDIDARLEMAMDALRCPSGDTNVSVLSGGEKRRVALCRLLLKRPDILLLDEPTNHLDAEAVAWLERHLQQYPGTVIAVTHDRYFLDHVAGWILELDRGQGIPYQGNYSSWLEQKKSRLSLEEKGESQRQRTLERELEWIRMSPKGQHSKSKARIAAYEKLLSEDTVKRAEELQLFIPPGPRLGNLVIEMNGVRKVYGDRIILDNVTFSLPPGGVIGIIGPNGAGKTTLFRLIVGEEKPDGGTIRIGESVKLGYMNQSRDNLDPEKNIWEVISGGADEISIGNRKINSRAYVSRFNFNGADQQKKVGTLSGGERNRVQLARTLTAEANVLLLDEPTNDLDVNTIRALEDGLENFAGCALVISHDRWFLDRIATHILAFEDDSSVLYFDGNYTQYEADRKARLGIAADTPHRIRYRSLTRI, from the coding sequence ATGGCGCAGGATCCGAACAAAGTTATTTACTCGATGATCGGGGTTTCGAAAATCTATGGTCAGAAATACGTCTTAAAGGATATTTACTTATCCTATTTTTACGGCGCGAAAATCGGCGTCCTCGGGCTGAACGGCGCGGGGAAATCGTCGCTGTTAAAGATTCTCGCCGGCGTCGATAAAGACTTTATCGGCGAAACGATCCTTTCTCCGGGCTTCACGATCGGCTACCTTGAACAGGAACCGCTCGTCGACAGCCGGAAAACCGTCCGCGAGGTCGTCGAAGAAGGCGTTCAGGAAGCGATCGACCTGCTCAGGGAATTTGAAGAGGTCAGCGCGAAATTCGCCGAGCCGATGAGCGACGCGGAAATGGATAAGCTGATCGCGCGGCAGGGCAGAATCCAGGAGAAAATCGACGCGCTGGACGCCTGGGATATCGACGCCCGGCTGGAAATGGCGATGGACGCGCTGCGCTGCCCGTCCGGCGATACGAACGTTTCCGTCCTCTCCGGCGGCGAAAAACGCCGTGTCGCGTTATGCCGGCTGTTATTGAAACGACCGGATATCCTCCTTCTCGACGAACCGACGAATCATCTCGACGCGGAAGCGGTCGCCTGGCTCGAACGTCATCTCCAGCAGTACCCCGGAACGGTTATCGCCGTGACGCATGACCGCTACTTCCTTGATCATGTCGCGGGCTGGATTCTCGAACTCGACCGCGGGCAGGGGATCCCCTACCAGGGGAACTATTCGTCATGGCTGGAACAGAAGAAATCGCGCCTTTCGCTCGAAGAAAAGGGTGAGTCGCAGCGTCAGCGCACGCTCGAGCGCGAGCTGGAATGGATCAGAATGTCGCCGAAAGGGCAGCACAGCAAATCCAAAGCGCGCATTGCCGCCTATGAAAAGCTTCTCAGCGAAGATACCGTCAAGCGCGCCGAGGAGCTGCAGCTGTTTATCCCGCCGGGGCCGCGTCTGGGGAACCTGGTGATCGAGATGAACGGCGTGCGAAAGGTCTACGGCGACCGGATTATTTTAGATAACGTAACCTTCAGCCTTCCGCCCGGCGGCGTCATCGGAATCATCGGCCCCAACGGCGCGGGGAAAACGACGCTTTTCCGGTTGATCGTCGGCGAAGAGAAGCCCGACGGCGGAACGATCCGAATCGGGGAAAGCGTAAAACTCGGCTACATGAATCAGAGCCGCGACAACCTTGATCCGGAGAAAAACATCTGGGAAGTTATTTCCGGCGGCGCGGACGAAATCAGCATCGGAAACCGAAAAATCAACTCGCGCGCCTATGTCTCCCGTTTCAACTTTAATGGCGCCGATCAGCAGAAAAAAGTCGGAACGCTCTCCGGCGGAGAACGGAACCGCGTCCAGCTGGCGCGGACGCTGACCGCGGAAGCGAACGTCCTCCTCCTCGACGAACCGACGAACGACCTCGACGTCAATACCATCCGCGCGCTCGAAGATGGGCTGGAAAACTTCGCCGGCTGCGCGCTGGTCATTTCGCATGACCGCTGGTTCCTCGACCGGATCGCGACGCATATCCTCGCGTTTGAAGACGACAGTTCGGTTCTGTATTTCGACGGAAACTACACGCAATATGAAGCCGATCGCAAGGCGCGGCTCGGAATCGCCGCGGACACGCCGCATCGAATCAGGTACCGTTCGCTGACGAGAATATAA
- a CDS encoding inositol 2-dehydrogenase, protein MKKIKIGIIGAGRIGRVHANALTNSIPQAEVVAISDTFAAAAEKAAADFGIPHFYADYQEILKNPEIDAVLVCSPTNTHAQITIEAANAGKHVFCEKPVDLKIERILEAKAAAEKAGIKLQIGFNRRFDHNFNRISQLARAGALGELQVLRITSRDPEPPSAEYAKNSGGMFLDMTIHDFDMAYFLANSEVEEVFAATAVTVDPAIGAAGDIDTAVITLRFANGAIGVIDNCRKAAYGYDQRVEYFGTKGAAVAENDRETNVSVATAESVSSDKPLYFFLERYMQSFREELCQFIDAIENDKPVPVNIDDGLRPIRIAIAAKKSSLENRPVRLSEIE, encoded by the coding sequence ATGAAGAAAATCAAGATCGGAATCATCGGCGCGGGACGCATCGGACGCGTCCACGCCAACGCCTTAACCAACAGCATCCCGCAGGCAGAAGTCGTCGCCATTTCCGATACCTTCGCCGCCGCCGCTGAGAAAGCCGCCGCCGACTTCGGCATCCCGCATTTCTACGCCGACTATCAGGAAATCCTGAAAAACCCCGAAATCGACGCGGTTCTCGTCTGTTCCCCGACGAATACACATGCTCAAATCACGATCGAAGCCGCCAACGCCGGGAAGCATGTCTTCTGCGAAAAGCCGGTCGACCTGAAAATCGAACGCATCCTCGAGGCGAAAGCCGCTGCCGAAAAAGCCGGGATCAAGCTCCAGATCGGCTTTAACCGCCGTTTTGATCATAACTTCAACCGGATCAGCCAGCTGGCGCGAGCCGGCGCGTTGGGCGAGCTTCAGGTCCTGCGGATTACCTCGCGCGATCCGGAACCGCCGTCCGCCGAGTACGCGAAAAATTCCGGCGGGATGTTCCTCGATATGACGATTCATGATTTCGACATGGCCTATTTCCTCGCGAATTCAGAAGTCGAGGAGGTTTTCGCCGCGACCGCCGTCACCGTCGACCCCGCGATCGGCGCCGCCGGCGATATCGACACGGCCGTGATCACGCTCCGCTTCGCCAACGGCGCGATCGGCGTCATCGATAACTGCCGCAAGGCAGCGTACGGTTACGACCAGCGCGTCGAATACTTCGGGACGAAAGGCGCCGCCGTCGCTGAAAACGACCGCGAAACGAACGTCAGCGTCGCCACCGCCGAATCGGTCAGCAGCGATAAACCGCTGTATTTCTTCCTCGAACGATACATGCAGTCGTTCCGGGAAGAGCTCTGCCAGTTTATTGACGCGATCGAAAACGACAAGCCGGTACCGGTGAATATCGACGACGGACTGCGCCCGATCCGGATCGCGATCGCCGCGAAAAAATCGTCGCTCGAAAACCGTCCCGTTCGCCTGAGCGAAATCGAATAG
- a CDS encoding ABC transporter permease — MNTQKKTDWGAYLFLVPAAIIYLSVIVFPIGYSFFISLNKWNGIAEMEFVGLGNYISLFTNDPIFQQSLKNNLIWIILTICLTMPAALGFALILNHKFKGRTFFRGLFYFPCVIAPITVSIIWRWIYEPSVGFINQLAKLINSPFRQSWLSNPDTSLYAIFAAALWAGIGGSMILFLAGLQSVPTEVLEAATIDGASGIRRFFSVTVPLLRETFVIVLATLIVSAMKVFDVVQGLTGGGPNNATQMMSTYMYSQSFRYNNVGMGTAISCIMVIMMLVVIVPYVSFTAKEA; from the coding sequence ATGAACACACAGAAAAAAACAGATTGGGGCGCATACCTTTTCCTGGTTCCGGCCGCTATTATCTACCTGTCCGTCATCGTTTTTCCGATCGGCTATTCCTTTTTTATCAGTCTGAACAAATGGAACGGAATCGCTGAAATGGAATTCGTCGGCTTAGGAAATTACATATCGCTATTTACGAACGATCCGATTTTCCAGCAGTCGCTTAAAAACAACCTGATCTGGATCATCCTGACGATCTGTCTGACGATGCCGGCTGCGTTAGGCTTCGCGCTGATCCTGAACCATAAGTTCAAAGGTCGGACGTTCTTCCGCGGCCTCTTTTACTTTCCATGCGTCATCGCGCCGATCACCGTCTCGATCATCTGGCGCTGGATTTACGAGCCGAGCGTTGGATTTATTAATCAGCTGGCCAAATTGATCAACTCGCCATTCCGCCAGAGCTGGCTTTCCAACCCGGATACCAGCCTCTACGCTATCTTTGCCGCCGCGCTTTGGGCCGGAATCGGCGGTTCGATGATCCTTTTTCTCGCAGGACTCCAATCTGTTCCCACCGAAGTTCTGGAAGCCGCGACGATCGACGGCGCTTCGGGTATCCGGCGTTTCTTCTCGGTGACGGTCCCGCTGTTACGCGAGACGTTCGTTATCGTTTTAGCGACGTTGATCGTTTCCGCGATGAAAGTTTTCGACGTGGTGCAGGGCCTGACCGGAGGCGGTCCCAATAACGCCACTCAGATGATGTCGACATATATGTATTCGCAATCATTCCGGTACAACAACGTCGGGATGGGGACCGCGATCTCCTGCATCATGGTCATTATGATGCTCGTCGTTATCGTCCCTTACGTCAGCTTCACCGCTAAAGAAGCGTAG
- a CDS encoding ABC transporter permease produces the protein MTALNKKITKTTLFYIALILIAIIWIIPIYTLLATAVKSKQDFFSGLGLFSLPKKFAWVNFANAFTKGNLGRYMVNGLIICVLKVPLGIFVEALAAFAMTRLNVRHKTAIFVFFLVGMMLPMQSALVPINVVFSKLKLLNTYFGLFYVYVGFGISYGILILRGFFRGIPKEIDEAATLDGCSKWRLLWRIILPIAKPAVATLVITDFLATWNEYLLASVIINDNTKKTVPVGLMTFVGEHGTDYGFLCAGVLMSVVPVLTVYLIFQRNFVEGMSGAIKS, from the coding sequence ATGACAGCACTAAATAAAAAAATCACGAAAACGACGCTGTTTTATATCGCGCTGATCCTGATCGCGATTATCTGGATCATTCCAATTTATACGCTCCTCGCGACCGCCGTCAAAAGCAAACAGGACTTTTTCAGCGGTCTCGGACTTTTCAGCCTGCCAAAAAAATTTGCCTGGGTCAACTTTGCCAACGCGTTTACAAAAGGGAATTTAGGCAGATACATGGTCAACGGACTGATCATCTGCGTCCTGAAAGTTCCGCTCGGAATCTTCGTCGAAGCGTTAGCCGCTTTCGCGATGACCCGATTAAACGTCAGGCACAAGACCGCTATATTCGTCTTCTTTCTGGTCGGAATGATGCTCCCGATGCAATCCGCGTTGGTTCCGATTAACGTCGTCTTCAGTAAATTGAAGCTGCTGAATACCTATTTCGGTTTATTTTACGTGTACGTTGGATTCGGGATATCCTACGGGATCCTGATCCTGCGCGGATTTTTCCGCGGAATACCGAAAGAGATCGACGAAGCCGCGACGCTCGACGGCTGTTCCAAATGGCGGTTGTTATGGCGGATTATCCTGCCGATCGCCAAACCCGCCGTCGCTACCCTCGTCATAACCGATTTTCTCGCGACCTGGAACGAATACCTTTTAGCGAGCGTTATTATCAACGATAACACTAAGAAAACCGTGCCGGTCGGGCTCATGACCTTCGTCGGCGAACATGGAACCGATTACGGGTTCCTCTGCGCCGGGGTTCTGATGTCGGTTGTTCCGGTCCTGACCGTTTACCTGATCTTCCAGCGGAATTTTGTCGAAGGCATGTCCGGCGCTATCAAGTCATAA
- a CDS encoding putative selenate reductase subunit YgfK produces MSDRMTCMPFAQLLDWVFTEYETRKTVFGQHRFFKASEKPALTIFGRTLETPLGPAAGPHTQLSQNIVAAYVAGSRFFEVKTVQIIDGEDLPVSKPCINAHDEGYNVEWSTELTVPNAMREYINAWVLLHLLAIELDLGSPNGFQFNMSVGYDLAGIQSEKINTFIDTMMDASGSDAFQTAIDTAIKFLPRLKKVTEADIRAIPAKICNSATLSTLHGCPPVEIERIATYLIEEKGLHTFIKCNPTLLGYEFARKTLDKMGYDYIQFGTHHFEHDLQWADAIPMMRRLIERCAAKDLQFGVKITNTFPVEIKAGELPGNEMYMSGRALYALSISLAAKLSTEFAGSLRISYSGGIDRFNIEKVVECGIWPVTIATTMLKPGGYQRAIQLAELSSAAVRSPFTKINVNALNTLAAAVPADGNYRKSIKMPPARKNGKKVPLIDCYVAGCQEGCPIHQDIPTYIRLNGEGKFADSLRVILERNALPFITGTICAHPCMSNCVRTVYESPVEIRATKLNSAEKAFKEVLAELKPTGTSNKRVAVVGGGPGGIAAAFYLARAGAAVTLYEKTDVLGGIVHHVIPNFRIGADVIQKDVAFIEKLGVRIETGREITDVAALKAEGFDAVVLALGASALSHIQVEGIAVRNAIEFLEEFNRTNAQIDLGKKVVVIGGGNTAMDTARAAKRTAGVEEVSLVYRRTMRYMPADEEELRYALEDGVAFKELLSPVKWENGELLCRQMELGEPDASGRRGFVDTGKTVAIPCDSVIAAIGEKVPAKFYEANGIALNDRGIPTLSPAYETSVEGVYLCGDGRTGPATIVQAEADAIVVSNAISGIREQRFRPVPDQLSNIYPKRGILNHPSVKVHEQNRCLSCSTICEICTEVCPNRANVAVAVPGIDMPQIIHVDYMCNECGNCETFCPWASAPYKDKLTLFATEADFEDSANNGFLVLDRDALRYKVRLLGRVFETSGKESDPALPRDVRDTFNALVANYAWMIP; encoded by the coding sequence ATGAGTGATCGAATGACGTGCATGCCGTTTGCACAATTATTGGATTGGGTTTTTACCGAATATGAAACCCGAAAAACCGTTTTCGGACAGCACCGCTTCTTCAAGGCATCTGAAAAGCCGGCGCTGACGATTTTCGGACGAACGCTTGAAACGCCGCTGGGGCCGGCCGCCGGACCGCATACGCAGCTGTCGCAGAACATCGTCGCCGCATACGTCGCCGGCAGCCGCTTTTTCGAAGTCAAAACCGTTCAGATTATCGACGGCGAAGACCTCCCGGTCAGCAAGCCTTGCATCAACGCCCATGACGAAGGGTACAATGTCGAATGGTCGACGGAGCTGACCGTTCCCAACGCGATGCGCGAATATATCAACGCCTGGGTCCTGCTTCACCTGCTCGCGATTGAACTCGATCTGGGCTCCCCCAACGGCTTCCAGTTTAATATGAGCGTCGGCTACGACCTCGCCGGGATTCAATCCGAAAAAATTAATACGTTCATCGATACGATGATGGACGCGTCAGGCAGCGACGCGTTCCAAACCGCGATCGACACGGCGATAAAATTCCTCCCGCGCCTGAAAAAAGTTACGGAAGCGGATATTCGCGCGATCCCCGCGAAAATCTGCAACTCGGCGACGCTGTCGACGCTGCATGGCTGCCCGCCGGTCGAAATCGAACGCATCGCGACCTACCTGATCGAGGAAAAAGGGCTGCATACGTTTATCAAATGCAACCCGACGCTGCTCGGGTATGAATTCGCGAGGAAAACGCTCGATAAAATGGGCTACGATTATATTCAGTTCGGAACGCATCATTTCGAGCATGACCTGCAGTGGGCCGACGCGATCCCGATGATGCGCCGGCTGATCGAAAGATGCGCAGCGAAGGATCTTCAATTCGGCGTCAAAATCACGAACACCTTCCCGGTCGAAATCAAGGCCGGCGAATTGCCCGGGAACGAAATGTACATGTCCGGCCGGGCGCTCTACGCGCTTTCGATTTCGTTAGCCGCGAAGCTGTCGACCGAATTCGCCGGAAGCCTCCGGATCTCCTACTCCGGCGGGATCGACCGGTTCAATATCGAGAAAGTCGTCGAGTGCGGAATTTGGCCGGTGACGATCGCAACGACGATGCTGAAGCCCGGCGGATACCAGCGCGCGATCCAGCTCGCCGAGCTCTCTTCCGCCGCCGTCAGGTCGCCGTTCACAAAAATCAACGTCAACGCGCTGAACACGTTAGCTGCGGCCGTTCCAGCGGACGGGAACTATCGAAAATCGATCAAGATGCCCCCCGCCCGGAAGAACGGAAAGAAAGTCCCGCTGATCGATTGTTATGTTGCCGGCTGTCAGGAGGGCTGTCCGATTCATCAGGACATTCCAACGTATATCCGCCTCAACGGCGAAGGAAAATTCGCCGATTCGCTCCGTGTGATCCTGGAGCGCAACGCGCTCCCATTTATTACCGGGACAATCTGCGCGCATCCCTGCATGAGTAATTGCGTTCGCACCGTATACGAATCGCCGGTCGAAATCCGCGCGACAAAACTGAACTCCGCGGAAAAGGCGTTCAAAGAGGTCCTCGCTGAACTGAAGCCGACCGGAACTTCAAATAAACGCGTCGCCGTCGTCGGCGGCGGACCGGGCGGAATCGCGGCCGCGTTCTATCTCGCGCGCGCCGGCGCCGCGGTCACGCTGTACGAAAAAACCGACGTCCTCGGCGGTATCGTGCATCACGTTATCCCGAACTTCCGAATCGGCGCGGACGTCATTCAGAAAGACGTCGCCTTCATCGAGAAACTGGGCGTCAGGATCGAAACCGGGCGGGAAATTACCGACGTAGCGGCGTTGAAAGCCGAAGGCTTCGACGCGGTCGTCCTCGCCCTCGGGGCGTCGGCGCTCAGCCATATTCAAGTCGAGGGGATCGCCGTCCGGAACGCGATCGAATTCCTCGAAGAATTCAACCGGACGAACGCCCAGATCGATCTTGGGAAGAAAGTCGTCGTGATCGGCGGCGGCAATACCGCCATGGATACCGCCCGGGCGGCGAAGCGGACCGCTGGCGTCGAGGAGGTCTCGCTCGTCTATCGCCGAACGATGCGGTACATGCCCGCCGACGAAGAAGAGCTTCGCTACGCGCTCGAAGACGGCGTAGCCTTCAAGGAGCTCCTGTCACCGGTCAAATGGGAAAACGGAGAACTCCTCTGCCGCCAGATGGAGCTCGGCGAACCGGACGCGTCCGGACGGCGCGGCTTCGTCGACACGGGGAAAACCGTCGCGATCCCCTGCGACAGCGTCATCGCCGCTATCGGCGAGAAGGTTCCGGCGAAGTTTTACGAAGCGAACGGAATCGCGCTGAACGACCGAGGCATTCCAACCCTGAGCCCCGCTTATGAAACGTCGGTCGAAGGCGTTTATCTCTGCGGCGACGGAAGAACCGGCCCGGCGACAATCGTACAGGCCGAAGCCGACGCGATCGTCGTTTCCAACGCGATTTCAGGGATCCGCGAACAAAGGTTCAGGCCAGTTCCGGATCAGCTTTCGAATATCTATCCGAAACGCGGAATCCTGAATCACCCGTCGGTGAAAGTTCATGAACAGAACCGCTGTCTGTCCTGTTCGACGATCTGTGAAATCTGTACCGAAGTCTGCCCGAACCGCGCGAATGTCGCGGTCGCGGTCCCCGGAATCGACATGCCGCAGATCATTCACGTCGATTACATGTGCAACGAGTGCGGCAACTGCGAAACGTTCTGCCCATGGGCCAGCGCGCCGTATAAGGATAAGCTGACGCTGTTCGCAACCGAAGCCGATTTCGAAGACAGCGCCAACAACGGCTTCCTCGTCCTGGATCGCGACGCGCTCCGTTATAAAGTCCGGCTCCTGGGGCGCGTCTTCGAGACGAGCGGGAAAGAATCCGACCCCGCGCTCCCGCGCGACGTCCGCGACACGTTCAACGCCCTTGTCGCCAATTACGCGTGGATGATCCCGTAA
- a CDS encoding DUF5060 domain-containing protein yields MSIPQYPKMVEKWGVFEISCRGKSDKNPFTDYTIQGEFSSKNETSTVDGFYDGDGVYKVRFMPRFEEDHVFRIFGTFSEETVGGAFSVAPPAEKNHGPVHVANTFHFAYEDGTPYYPIGTTCYVWELQSEALQKQTLETLKNSAFNKIRFCIFPKHYDYNLNEPSSYPYIGKPMDSSVLTSDNFQQYNGAADGNDWDFTRFNPAHFRHIEKSIEALRDLEIEADLIVMHPYDRWGFSLMNPEQDDLYWKYVIARFSAYRNVWWSLANEYDLMPQKSIADWERIAKILCTHDPYQHLRSIHNCRPFYDHSRPWITHCSIQRQDLYKSAELVGEWREKYRKPIVLDEIAYEGNIQHGWGNISGKELVRRFWEAACRGGYAGHGETFMSSDNVLWWSHGGTLKGESPERFRFLYQILADTPGLGLMPIQRDWDAATAVPDTLQSLVSPEYYLIYYSFMRPSFREFYFDDSNTYEVEVIGTWEMTIQKAGRYQGKFKIELPGKEYMAVRIRKVSAA; encoded by the coding sequence ATGAGCATTCCACAATATCCAAAAATGGTTGAAAAATGGGGTGTCTTTGAAATAAGCTGCCGCGGGAAATCGGATAAGAATCCGTTTACGGATTATACGATCCAGGGCGAATTTTCCAGCAAAAACGAAACGAGCACAGTCGACGGATTTTACGACGGCGACGGCGTCTATAAAGTCCGATTCATGCCGCGGTTCGAGGAAGATCACGTTTTCAGGATCTTCGGGACCTTCTCCGAGGAAACGGTTGGCGGAGCCTTTTCCGTCGCGCCGCCCGCCGAAAAGAATCACGGGCCGGTCCATGTCGCCAACACGTTTCATTTCGCCTATGAGGACGGGACCCCTTATTACCCGATCGGGACGACCTGCTACGTCTGGGAGCTCCAATCGGAAGCGCTTCAAAAACAGACGCTGGAAACATTGAAGAATTCGGCGTTCAATAAAATCCGGTTCTGCATTTTCCCGAAGCATTACGATTACAACCTGAACGAACCGTCTTCCTACCCCTATATTGGCAAGCCGATGGACAGCTCGGTCCTGACCAGCGACAATTTCCAGCAATACAACGGCGCGGCGGATGGGAACGACTGGGATTTCACGCGGTTCAACCCGGCTCATTTCCGTCATATCGAAAAATCGATCGAAGCGCTGCGGGACCTGGAAATCGAAGCCGACCTGATCGTCATGCATCCCTACGATCGCTGGGGCTTCAGCCTGATGAACCCCGAACAGGACGATCTTTACTGGAAATACGTTATCGCCCGCTTCTCCGCCTATCGGAACGTCTGGTGGTCGCTGGCGAACGAATATGACCTGATGCCCCAGAAATCGATCGCGGACTGGGAACGCATCGCGAAAATTCTCTGTACTCATGACCCGTATCAGCACCTGCGTTCGATCCATAACTGTCGTCCGTTCTACGATCATTCGCGCCCGTGGATTACGCACTGCAGTATCCAACGTCAGGACCTGTATAAATCCGCGGAGCTCGTCGGAGAATGGCGGGAGAAATATCGGAAGCCGATCGTCCTCGACGAAATCGCTTACGAAGGCAATATCCAGCATGGATGGGGGAATATCTCCGGGAAGGAGCTGGTCCGCCGGTTCTGGGAAGCGGCCTGCCGCGGTGGATACGCCGGGCACGGAGAAACGTTCATGAGCAGTGACAACGTTCTCTGGTGGTCGCATGGCGGAACGCTGAAAGGCGAAAGCCCGGAACGGTTCCGCTTCCTTTATCAAATTCTGGCGGACACCCCCGGGCTGGGACTCATGCCGATCCAACGCGATTGGGACGCCGCAACCGCGGTCCCGGATACGCTCCAATCGCTCGTTTCGCCGGAATATTACCTGATTTATTACAGCTTCATGCGCCCGTCGTTCCGGGAATTTTATTTTGACGATTCGAATACGTATGAAGTTGAAGTAATCGGCACATGGGAAATGACGATTCAGAAGGCCGGAAGGTATCAGGGAAAATTCAAAATCGAGCTGCCGGGGAAAGAATACATGGCCGTTCGGATCCGTAAAGTCTCCGCCGCCTGA
- a CDS encoding ABC transporter substrate-binding protein, translating into MMKKTVVLLAVLTALCTLSISALAQTEVTFWTLNTRQEAVGPIVEAFNAANPDIKVIPSFFDTDGIKDACKVAASSGTLPNMWFNWGGSLGGFYADNGLTYDLNDFAAANGWEEKFSPSAISLATYDGKLAGYPTSYNILGVYYRKDIFEKYGIAVPTTFEEFEAACATLKENGVIPISTAGLYGWHVMRFVELLIEHYAGAELHDKMNLFEESYNNDAVIQALTKYKEFVDKGYFPIGFITANPNDTRMAVYTGDAAMDIQGQWYDGMIIQDEQPMEQFGVFAFPSGEKNRLSAFVEMTEFNAKNTPEELEACVRFMDFYYSQENADRYAAYFNQPLPLIDPVMPEGQPNVPVLLKLGEENGTFTITDQAFPTEVADALFNVQAGIANSEMTPEEGAARIQEAIEAYLNK; encoded by the coding sequence ATCATGAAAAAAACTGTCGTCCTTTTAGCCGTCCTTACCGCCCTCTGCACCCTTTCCATTTCAGCCCTCGCGCAAACCGAAGTAACCTTTTGGACGCTCAACACGCGCCAGGAGGCGGTCGGGCCCATCGTCGAAGCCTTCAACGCCGCAAATCCGGATATCAAAGTCATACCATCTTTCTTTGATACAGATGGCATTAAAGACGCCTGTAAAGTCGCCGCGTCCTCCGGAACGCTCCCGAACATGTGGTTCAACTGGGGCGGGAGCCTGGGCGGGTTTTACGCGGACAACGGATTAACCTATGATTTGAACGACTTCGCCGCCGCGAACGGCTGGGAGGAGAAATTCAGCCCATCCGCGATTTCGCTCGCAACCTATGACGGCAAGCTCGCCGGTTATCCGACCAGCTATAACATCCTCGGCGTCTACTATCGAAAAGACATTTTCGAAAAATACGGAATCGCCGTTCCGACGACGTTCGAAGAATTCGAAGCCGCCTGCGCGACGCTGAAAGAGAACGGCGTCATTCCGATTTCGACCGCCGGACTTTACGGTTGGCATGTCATGCGCTTCGTCGAACTCCTCATCGAACATTACGCCGGCGCTGAGCTCCACGATAAAATGAACCTTTTCGAAGAAAGCTACAACAACGACGCCGTTATCCAGGCCTTAACGAAATATAAGGAATTCGTCGATAAAGGCTACTTCCCGATCGGATTCATCACGGCAAATCCAAACGATACGCGCATGGCAGTTTACACCGGTGACGCGGCCATGGATATTCAGGGACAATGGTACGATGGAATGATCATCCAGGACGAACAGCCAATGGAACAGTTCGGCGTCTTCGCTTTCCCGTCAGGCGAAAAGAACCGCCTTTCAGCTTTTGTTGAAATGACAGAGTTCAATGCAAAAAATACCCCTGAAGAATTGGAAGCCTGCGTCAGGTTCATGGATTTCTATTACAGCCAGGAAAACGCCGATCGATACGCCGCTTACTTCAACCAACCGCTGCCGTTAATCGACCCCGTCATGCCCGAGGGCCAGCCGAACGTTCCCGTTCTCCTGAAGCTCGGCGAAGAAAACGGAACCTTCACGATCACGGATCAGGCCTTCCCGACCGAAGTCGCCGACGCGCTTTTCAACGTTCAGGCCGGGATTGCAAATAGCGAAATGACGCCGGAAGAAGGCGCCGCGAGAATTCAGGAAGCGATCGAAGCGTACCTGAATAAATAA